Within Fusarium fujikuroi IMI 58289 draft genome, chromosome FFUJ_chr08, the genomic segment TCGCACGTGGCAGTGGTGCTTTCAAGCTGGGACGCCTGATCTTGGTATTTGGGCTCGAGCTCTCGAAGCTGCCTCCTCTGGTTGTCCAGCTCGCGTTTCTTGCTAGCATGGTTCTTGTTGAAGGCTGCCAGTTCATCTTTAACGGCTGCCAACCGTCTTTCGAGCCCGGACAGGTCAATCTGAAGAGTTTCTTCTTGTGAGCCCCGGCGCTCAGCATTGGGTAGTCGGTCAATCTCATCCTTAAGCTTGGTGGCCATTCGCTGAAGATTCTGAACATCTGCCTCCTCGAAACGTCTCTTACTCTTCGACTCGGGTCCACGGCCACCTGTCATCAGGCCTGCTTTATGGATGATGTAGCCTTCCAGTGTCACAGCTTTGACAGGTATCCTTTTTTCGTAACAAATGTGCTTCGCAATATCAAGAGTGTCACACACAACAGAGCTTCCACATGCATACGACATGGCACGCTCAACAGAAGAATCAAAGTCGATGGTATCAATCGTCAGCCGAGCGCCAGAAAAACCCTTGACGGCTGTGTTGACtgcgttgaccttgatgttgtCCAGAGGGATGAATGTCATGGGCTGAAATCTTTGTTCTTTGAGGTATTGAACACATTCCACACCGATTTTCTCGGAGTCGACAACGACAGCATCGAAGTCTCTTCCAAGCGCCACAATGACAGCTTCATCAAACTTTTTCTGCTTGGGTTTGCATAGGTCACCGACTCGACCACGGACACCGGGAAACATGCGCTTCAAGGAAGTTACCATCTCTTTCATCCTAGCTTCCCTATCGTTCTGGCGCCggccatcatcagcttctcTGAGCTTTCTAGCGacatcctcaagcttctcctcaagctcagttCGCTTCTGATTGGTCCTGACGCGTTCTGATTGGAGTTTATTGAACTCCTTCTTTTTAGCGTCAATCTCTTGCGAGAGGTCTTTAGAGGTCGCCTGCGCTGCAGATCTGCGTTCCTCGATGCTTGATAGTTCTGCCTCAATCTTTTCGATGTTTGCCGCAATGCTATCGACTTTGCCTTTCAGATTGTTGACGGTGACTTCATCTGCTTTGCGCTGCCGGTCAAggttctcaagcttggcctGGTTGGAACCAGTCCTAGACATGAGCTGAGTGCGCAGTCTGTTGTACTCTCGGCGATCCTCATCGCTGATCTCGCGGCCTTGTTTCTTCATTTGTTCTTTATAGTCGTTCTCGAAAACTTGACGGGCCTTCTCTACGCTTTCAATATCCTTCTGGACCTGGCGAACAACCTCGGCTTGCTCATCACGTTCCCTGGTGGCCTTGGCGATCGCAGCCTGGAGTGTTTCGACTGCCTGCGTAGATTCATTAATCTTTTCCTCGATGGGAACAAGACTGTTCTCTTTATCCTCGATATCTCtttctttggtcttgatctCTTTGTCTAGACGGGCGACTTGCCTGTTAGCGGAAGCCTGTTCCTTCCTGGCTGCCTCAAGCCTCTTCTCGAAAGATTCCACGTTGCGGCGCAATTCTTTGAGGTTTTCCTGATGATCCTGTATGGCGGCGAACGAATCCTCCATGGCCTTCTGGAAATGATATAGCTTCCACAAACTATGTGTAACTATTGCCGCATCGCGCTCATCAGTCTTGTTCTGGAAGTTGTCTGCTTCCTTTTTCTGTTCCCTGTATTGCTTAATTTCCGAGTTGATGCCACGTCGTCTATGAAGCTGGAAGTTCTGGTTCTCGGCAGCCTGTTCAGCCTCGAGCTGTGTCTTCTCATATTCTGTCTTGTACTCAAGACTTCCCGAGATTTGTTCGATCAGGCGCGTGAGGTCCTGAGGGGATTGCGAAGCAATGGCCTCAACATCTCCTTGGAATACGAGGAAGTTTCGCGCCTTGATAAGAATGTTCTCGCTCTCAAGAGACTCGTTGTATTGCTGGGCTGTGACAACGCGATCGTTGATTCGGTACTCGCTGGCTCCTTGGTTCGTGATGGAGCGCTTCCATTTCTGCTCCTCGCCAGCATCGTCTTCGTACACAGCCATAACCCAAGCCGTTTTGGGGTCGCCACGGGAGGCTTTATCGTTACCATCAGCGTCACCGTTTGCGTCGCCATTGGTCTGCGCAgaaccatcatcattgatcttGGCTGTTTTTAGGACTCGTCCGCGGTAAACGAGGTCTTTGAGGTGGGCGGAGCGTAGATGCGAGGATTTGATGCCCAGGACGAAAGATATGGCGTCCATGCTAGAGCTATGTTAGAAAAGCTCACTGGAGAGCAGGAGAAGCGGCATACGAGTTCGACTTGCCGGATCCATTGGGTCCAATGATAGAGGTGAAGTATGAGTTTCCGAAGAGAAGGACATGATGCCCTTTGTACGATTTGAAGTCTGTAGCGCAGGTTAGCTTAGACGGCGTTCGTCTCGTCTGAGATTACTCGTGAGGGAAAACACACTGAACAACTCCAGACGAATAAGTTTGCCCATGATGAGGTCGTGGGGCAGCACAGCCGGGTGTCTAGGAAAAGATAGCGGAAGGCGTGTAGTCGTGGCGGGAGAATATGATGCTGAGTTAGATTAGAGGGGTCACGCCTGGTCTTGAGCTCAACTCGTGGTGTTGAGCGAGGGCGCGTCCAAGTGGTGGCCAGGACTCGAATTGCGCAAACGCAAACCAATAAAATCGGAGTCGGGAGCGCGTGAATGTTATGCGCAACAGAGGCCGACTTACGTTGCGAGATATGACAAAGTGCAACTAATAGCATGCATTATCCATTAGTTACGAGAATAAGCGGCGGATTCAAATCTCTGCGCGTGCCAGGAAAGTTGAAATGAAGGGTAACGCGTCGCGCGACTCGGCTTGAGTAGGTTTCCGGTATTGTACTTGAGTCTAGGTCagtaccttagtaccttaCCAATTGCATGCGGGACCTTAATTCGAACCAATCAAATGAgccctacctaccttaacGTTATGATAGGAAGCGGCTCCTTGTTGCCTCAGGCATTCAATCTTGCTCTGCGGAGTACCTTAGTGCTTCAGGATGAAACCTTCGAGCACCGTCTACCTACAGGTAAGGGTAAGGTACTGGTCCATAGTGTTCTCCAGATCAAATGCTTCCGTCGGACACAAGCGACATGTCCCAGGTGATGG encodes:
- a CDS encoding related to SMC1 protein; its protein translation is MGKLIRLELFNFKSYKGHHVLLFGNSYFTSIIGPNGSGKSNSMDAISFVLGIKSSHLRSAHLKDLVYRGRVLKTAKINDDGSAQTNGDANGDADGNDKASRGDPKTAWVMAVYEDDAGEEQKWKRSITNQGASEYRINDRVVTAQQYNESLESENILIKARNFLVFQGDVEAIASQSPQDLTRLIEQISGSLEYKTEYEKTQLEAEQAAENQNFQLHRRRGINSEIKQYREQKKEADNFQNKTDERDAAIVTHSLWKLYHFQKAMEDSFAAIQDHQENLKELRRNVESFEKRLEAARKEQASANRQVARLDKEIKTKERDIEDKENSLVPIEEKINESTQAVETLQAAIAKATRERDEQAEVVRQVQKDIESVEKARQVFENDYKEQMKKQGREISDEDRREYNRLRTQLMSRTGSNQAKLENLDRQRKADEVTVNNLKGKVDSIAANIEKIEAELSSIEERRSAAQATSKDLSQEIDAKKKEFNKLQSERVRTNQKRTELEEKLEDVARKLREADDGRRQNDREARMKEMVTSLKRMFPGVRGRVGDLCKPKQKKFDEAVIVALGRDFDAVVVDSEKIGVECVQYLKEQRFQPMTFIPLDNIKVNAVNTAVKGFSGARLTIDTIDFDSSVERAMSYACGSSVVCDTLDIAKHICYEKRIPVKAVTLEGYIIHKAGLMTGGRGPESKSKRRFEEADVQNLQRMATKLKDEIDRLPNAERRGSQEETLQIDLSGLERRLAAVKDELAAFNKNHASKKRELDNQRRQLRELEPKYQDQASQLESTTATCEEFRNAIARVEDDVFADFCRRLGYSDIRSYRDSQGKLEQEVSEKRNEFEVQKQKLSSRLQWEQQRWETATARIERNQAHVRKLRNDINSYAREKDAIENAMSEEQAELEALREALDENKSELTEKNQKVSEAKLEVQKRSKDIEAHLKDINSLETVVQKNSASKAALLRRCRLEQIRIPLAEGTLENLPNDDRLLNQDPDAMDIDDEDDDEEMMGMALDDHGITIDFSGLDEELKVSDDPSVEESLSEKITNLTSELEKLNPNMRAMERLESVESRLRVTDQEYEDSKTAAHEAKEVFNRVKQKRYDLFNKAFSHIQEQISHVYKDLTRSEAYPLGGQAYLDIEEDTDMPYLSGIKYHAMPPLKRFRDMEHLSGGEKTMAALALLFAIHSYQPSPFFVLDEVDAALDNANVDKIKKYIKDHRGPGMQFIVISLKAGLFQDSDSLVGVYRDQEVNSSRTLTLDLRQYV